From Candidatus Schekmanbacteria bacterium:
AGCTCAGTGAGAAGAATATTTCCAATGCCCTCTTCAAGATTAAATATATAAATAATTACTTTCCTGAAAAAAAGATAATCGAAAAGAATAAAAGAGAGGGAAACTATTGTAAAAAATATAATCTTTGGAAGACTCTTTAAATTGAATGAAAGAAAGGAATTTTTTATCATTAGAAGACGTATCAGAAGCAGTGAAGTTGAATTTTCAATCTTTTTTATCATATGGAGGTTATCTCAAATTTTATATCAAATTTCTTCGTGGACTAATTTAAGAAAGATTTCCTCGAGCTTTTCTCCCACTTGCCCTGTAGCTTCTCTCAATTCATCCATACTTCCAATTGTAACTATTTCCCCTTTATTGATCACTGCAATTCTATCACATATCGACTCTGCAAGCTCCAATGTATGGGTTGATATAAAAACAGTACAGCCGTCATTACGGGTTTTTTCTCTGAAAATCTCTCTTACAAGTTTTGCGCTTTTAGGGTCAAGTCCTACCATTGGCTCATCTACAACCAACAATTCCGGATTGTGAATAAGCGCCGCGCTGATAACCAATTTCTGTTTCATTCCATGAGAATAACTTTCTACAAGTTCATCTATTTTTGTCTCAAGGTCGAAATCTTTACAGAGTTTTTTTGAATGCTCCTCTATCTCATCCTTTGACAAGCCAAAAATCCTTCCAACAAACCACAACACTTCTCTGCCCGTCAGTTTCTCATATAAATAAGGCTGTTCAGGGATTAGACCAATTTTTCTTCTAATCTCTAAGCTCTCTTTTACAGTATCTCTCCCATT
This genomic window contains:
- a CDS encoding ABC transporter ATP-binding protein, which translates into the protein MDEMIVFDSVDRRFGDNYALKKVSFEVKKGEIFGFIGPNGAGKTTTINLISCLLNPSSGMILINGRDTVKESLEIRRKIGLIPEQPYLYEKLTGREVLWFVGRIFGLSKDEIEEHSKKLCKDFDLETKIDELVESYSHGMKQKLVISAALIHNPELLVVDEPMVGLDPKSAKLVREIFREKTRNDGCTVFISTHTLELAESICDRIAVINKGEIVTIGSMDELREATGQVGEKLEEIFLKLVHEEI